From one Montipora capricornis isolate CH-2021 chromosome 10, ASM3666992v2, whole genome shotgun sequence genomic stretch:
- the LOC138020720 gene encoding craniofacial development protein 2-like, producing the protein MHRCEALCLLQSTAAYNILERYGGRQSYFPRNQMMKRQTRKPIPARRTPGQTSSAPAVIHRNTGEKSNTGERITDRFRSKDKITFGTWNVETLWRDGRLDELCHELKHYKWNVIGLSEVRRKALGEINSDDGHKLFYRGRDDKHEHGVGFLVHRDTAKSVIGCNFISSRLISIRIKASPFNITLFQANAATYNSDEDIEIFYQDIQENFDKAQKKDIKIILGDFNARVGKDTAKDWPKQQGAHCNVTTNDRGLRLLEFANYNDLVIANTLGKHKKSRTMTWHHPNDVNHGQIDYIFVPNRFKSSVYTGRTRTFPRPDVASPHDLVMTTFGLKLRRMAKPQYTRLKFDLEKLQEPLVADQFRASIGGKFGPLLLFDNDSDLESNIETFEKATIETANEVLGKKTSKRKAWVTSEVLSL; encoded by the coding sequence ATGCACAGGTGCGAGGCGCTTTGTTTGTTGCAAAGTACGGCTGCGTATAACATTCTGGAGAGGTATGGAGGCCGCCAGTCTTATTTTCCAAGAAACCAAATGATGAAGCGTCAAACAAGAAAGCCCATACCGGCTCGGAGGACGCCCGGTCAAACAAGTTCCGCGCCCGCTGTTATACACCGGAACACGGGTGAAAAGTCGAACACCGGTGAAAGGATTACCGACCGTTTTCGTTCAAAGGACAAAATTACTTTTGGAACATGGAATGTGGAAACTCTATGGAGAGATGGAAGACTTGATGAACTGTGTCATGAATTAAAGCATTACAAGTGGAATGTCATCGGCCTCAGTGAAGTCCGAAGGAAGGCACTTGGTGAAATCAATAGCGACGATGGTCATAAGCTGTTCTACCGTGGTAGAGATGATAAACATGAACACGGGGTGGGCTTTTTAGTCCACAGAGACACTGCCAAATCTGTTATAGGCTgcaattttatttcaagtagaTTAATTTCCATCCGCATCAAAGCATCTCCTTTCAACATCACTCTCTTTCAGGCGAACGCCGCTACCTACAACAGTGATGAAGATATCGAAATCTTCTACCAAGATATCCAAGAGAATTTTGAcaaagcacagaaaaaagacaTCAAGATCATCCTCGGCGATTTTAATGCAAGAGTTGGAAAAGACACTGCAAAAGACTGGCCTAAACAACAGGGGGCCCACTGCAACGTTACAACCAACGACAGAGGTCTGCGGCTCCTTGAGTTCGCAAATTACAACGATCTTGTCATCGCAAACACCCTCGGCAAGCACAAAAAGTCCAGAACTATGACTTGGCATCATCCTAACGACGTGAACCATGGTCAGATAGACTACATATTCGTCCCAAATAGATTCAAGTCCAGTGTGTACACCGGGAGAACCAGGACGTTCCCAAGGCCCGACGTTGCAAGCCCTCATGACCTTGTTATGACGACTTTCGGGTTGAAGCTGAGGAGAATGGCCAAGCCCCAATACACAAGACTTAAGTTCGACCTTGAAAAACTTCAGGAGCCCCTTGTAGCTGACCAGTTTAGAGCATCTATCGGTGGAAAATTCGGCCCTTTGCTTCTTTTTGACAATGATTCAGATCTAGAAAGTAATATTGAGACATTTGAGAAAGCAACTATTGAGACAGCTAATGAGGTTCTAGGAAAAAAGACATCAAAGAGGAAAGCCTGGGTAACATCTGAAGTGCTAAGTCTGTGA